Within the Medicago truncatula cultivar Jemalong A17 chromosome 4, MtrunA17r5.0-ANR, whole genome shotgun sequence genome, the region GTTAACTAGCTGGTAGTTTCAGTTACAATACTGTCTTGGTTACACTACACTGCCTCTCAATAGTAGCCATTACAAGTCCAGGGCTCGCGACATGAAACACGCCTTGGCATCGTTGCAATAGCATGGTTCAATCGAGGATTCTTTAATTCTCTTGCTCCCAATATCAAACAAAGTGCGATTTACATTACGATTACAATGAAGCAACTACATAGTAGAACAAACTTATTGCATAGCCATACGATACAAAAAAGAGTGGAATAAGTACAAAATACAAACTATATATCACAAAAATGGCATCAAGCTTGTCTTTCTCCTATAGCTAGCAGAATACAGATAGAAGTGTAATTGATCAGTTACACTTGTCAAACTTATTCTTCTTTGATCAATCATATATTACTTTGACACCATCCATGAAACTCCACTTATATTATCATATATGTAACTAATTATCTAAAAGTATATTATTTATAtccataaaaaatgaagaacgAGTAGAATGTCTGAAGTGTTGGTATGGGAGCTGTTCTGCCACCAATAGGTAGAAAAGTCCCATTACTCCGGTGTGCTCCTTGGTGCTGTTGTAGTTAGACTCTAGAGTTAAAGTTTCACCATCAATAATCTTGACAGAACCTGGTTTAGGATAACAAGTGGACATTCCTACAATGTATCCCGCTTCATTTCCTGCTTCGCTTCCATTTCCATAACTTGGTATAGAGGAACATATAACCCTTCCATCCTGAAAACATAATCCACAAATTTCACAAAACAAGCCACTACACAATGTTTAACTTCTTGatcaaaagtaaaattgttAGAATAGCAACTCCGGTTCAAAAGTAAACAGAtatgaaaaacacaaaaagagAACATACGAAATTCGATAATGGCGTTCGGTCAATTATGTCTACCGTTTAGTTTAACATATTACAACTCGTGTATAAATACTAAGGTCAAGTTTACAAGATAGCCCTTGAACCATACCCGTGTTAATAAActcaacaaaaagaaacattGACGGTCCTCAATAGCTAATAAATCAAACTATTTTCTtgttagctaaacatttcttaCTATCAATTGAAAACAATCACGTGCtaagactaaaaaaaaaggtgataatttatagtttatttttagaGGAAGAATCATTATTAGAAAATGATATATCAGTTATACAATTGTTCTCGAGGGGGTTTGAACTCTGTCTCTTGAAGTCACAATGTCAAAATATTCCCATTGAGCCGACACCAAGCATTTAAGAATGACTTAAGTTACCTGTCCATATAGAGTTGATCCAATTCCGCCTGAATGTTGATGAGCAGCACCATAGATCATATAGCCACCAGTTTGAAATGGGAGACTTGTCCTCTTCACATGAACACAGGAATTTCCCTCCTTATGGTCTGTGCTGCAAGATTCAACTTGATACTCATTCTGAAACAAAGAAAACCATGTTGCTCACTATATACCCAAAGTTTTATGTTTTAGAGTTAAATTGAGATTTACACAAACAAAGTACGTGTATGGATTCCCTGCAGTCGAGAGACTCTACATTCATACAATCAGTAACACAATAACTGTTGGATCAAGATTGACGATAATAAATTCCATGCCTGCAgtattttggattttagaaCAATCGAAATCTGTATATTTTGTGAATTGTCTGATCCTGATCCAACAGTACACTGATGGATTGATTGCGTGAATGCAGGGCATCCCAACTACACGGAACCCATTTCGACAAACATGTTTCGTAATGAATGCATTTACCTTGCAGTCATGATCTGAGTTCATTCCTTTTGAATTATCTGATAGTTTCAAAGTATCAGTAACATCAAGTATATATATCTTAACAGGCACTATAAAATCATCCCAATCAACCCATTTAACAGTGTATCTTAAGTAGAGGCTTCTCTTTGGACCCTCAAAACCTTCCTTCAACTTGCACTGTTTagaatcataacaacataacaaaccTCCTTTATAATCTGGCCTAATAGACCTTCCATATTCATCCACTGTAACATTATAAAGCTCACACTTACACTCAGTGCACCCTAATTTATCCTTTGTGCCTCGCGTATCGATGGCATGAACATTAAGCAACCATTTTTCGTGAAACCCTTCTGGAATCTCTTCAGGATTGCCTATCTCTATACCGAAAGGATCCGGAATATCGGTCGCCGTTCCACGTGTTTCGGATCCAAGGCCAAAGTATTGTCCAAGAGTATTTCCTTGACATATGCCACTGTTCCTTATAAGCACATTATCAGAGTTTTGTGTTGCAtgtttactttgatgatatcttaCAACAAGCCAATGATGGAGATAAGTTTCATGGAGAGGTACAGGATTCCCTGATTCGTCAACTACTTCAGCATTGAAACTCTTGAGTGCTACATGACCTCTTGGAAAAccaatatcataataatatccATTGACAACTGATCCAGGTCCTAGCTCAAATTTCGGGGACAAAAATACAGCTGATTTTATCTTAGCTTCAGTCTTCATAGAAGAACCTGAGCATTGTATACATAACAACAGCAGAAACATTGCCCATAATAATACCAAATCTCTAGCTACAAAACTCATGTTGATCTGTCAGGGAAGAAATTATTAGTTATTAACTAACTAATTGTTGATTAAAGACATACCAAAACAAGATAAATAAGCATGGTTGGATCTAACACAAAACTGATTTGTGGAGTGAGGAGTGtctctctttataaactctattCGTTAGACGTTATCTTTAGTCTATCTATGTGGGACTTGGTTTTTCCAAAACACTGAGTGACCCGAATCGATATGCTCTGATTTCatattagatttttatattagACTTCattcatccttacaaaatcggTTTATGAAGTGGGGTGTAAGTCTTTTATAAACTACTAAAATCTAAATTAATGTTATGAATGAATACAATTGTGGTGGTCACAGAacaattttaaaacattaattataacataaacttATGAGCAGACAACTTTTTATGATGAAAGTAAAAAGGTTTACCTGGATAAATTTATAGGGATATAACAAGCAATAGGCAGAAACAACATGTAAGAGATTGCGTACCTCAAAAAGTTTGACGAAAACTTAGAGTGTGTGTAGGTCGGTATCAACATTCAAAGTATATTTATAGATTATTAATGAATGAAAGTGTACTAAAGAGCCACCTCATCACGTGAGAACGTTCAACTAAATCTGTCCTTTCAAACTTGGAGGAGAAGTAAAGTCCAAACGAGGTATTTGGATTAAATTATTTGTCTGTTTTGTTATTTCTTCAATTGGATATGCGTTGGAAAATCTATGGTCGACAACTTAAGGCATTCACCACCTAGTCGACACACTTGTTATGGTTTGGCTATAGCCGGCCACtctagaatttaaaaaaaagaaaaatgagaaatttCTTTTTTGACGATTGAAATTAGTTGTTAATATGTTTAGCGATTGAAATTGTGATTGATATTTCAAACATTAAAGTATAAGATATTAAAAATTGGTCGCTACTTACTGACAATGTATACATTATACGgtctaaaaattcaattttgatatttttattcaaaatagtctatcctaaaattataaattatacaatTTAATTCCAACAATCACAATGATCGcaaatttctaaaattattagaagggagttttttttttttatttatttaaggacTAGAAGGGAGTTTATTTCTAGAGTTTAGAGCATATATGATATCGAttattatgataaaatatatgtattttatatAGCATTTCCTCtcaaatgaaaaaacagaagaTACATCAAGATCACGAAACTTTAATTCATCGTTTAATCTTAAAATTTAGTATTTCTACAAgtatatttaaaacaaaatttagaaGAAGAAACTCTATTAAAATTTTAGATAATTCAACGAgtttaaattaaagaataagAATTTAAATATGTTGGGTTCAAATctgaacaaaataataaatattaatataacaactaaTTATCAATACAACCttaacaaaatagaaatttttgagagaaactttaacaagttttttttttttttttttgacaaaactttaACAATACGGATTAAACACGGAAACCAAATACGGATAATTATAGGTAAATTTATAAATGCcctataaaataatttgaaacatCCAAATACGGATTAAACACGGAAACCAAATTCTATGTATTATGTTGTCACTTTTATATGCTGGGTCAGCCATGACGTTTTAGAGCGACAACTACAAGGAGGTAGACAATTTTGTTaggaaataaaaacaatattttgaaaaGGACAATAAATCGAATCATCAACATTTTCCAGGGTACAAAAATCAAATAGAAGTGAGAAAGTCAGAGGCACAATTGGACCAGAGATGAATACTAttgaaaaacatcaaaacataccaaaagtATAACATAACTTATTTGAATAATATATCTGTCAAAAGTTCTTTTCAACTTCTAATTATAAAAAGTACTATATAAGATAATTTGGTGAATGAAATCCCTCAAATGAAAAATAGAGAACAAAAAAAGTATGTTTGAAGTCAAACTTAAtttgttttacatttttcattttcaaagacaaaaacaacttataattaaaaaaaagtgtcacGCTAACTTGTGTTTTCAAGATTACATttctactttaatttttttttttttttttttgacaaaatgtttaattttttatcatgtATCTTTAAGGTACAAGTTATGCCTTCCGGCACAAGTTAccatttactttaaaataaatgtccTCAAATACAAGATGCGAGGAAAATCTAACAGATTTAAGCTGactaagcaaaaaaacaaattacGAAAACAAAGCATCCCAACGATTACTACGTTCATTGTAGCACGCAATCACTTTAACAAATTGTGCCATTCTCCAATCACACATACAAGACTCAACCTACATAATTATGCAGATCACTCTAATGAGAGACCCTGCACAAATCCTTTCCCAAAAACTTGCAGCCACACTTAAATAATTAAACCTTGCACCAATTACATAAATGAAAGTACATTAGGTTATGAAAAAGTACTTCTGTTTTAAATGCAATTTGTCTACTTCAAACTACACTTAGAAAATTCACTTTTTCTAATCTCATTAGGATATGAAAATTGCATAAATTATGTTGGCTTAAATGTACTTTTGGTCACccaaattcactttttttttttttttttctgaatttttcaTCCTCATAGCATTTTTGGATTTAGGTTTGTGGTCTATCCATTAATGACGTGGTAGAGCTTATATGGCCCCATTAAACATCCATACTGATACCATAAAAAAAGGACCTAAGCAAAAATAACCTAAAGCAATGTATTGTGGCAAAATTGGTTACTGTTGACGTATGTTTTCGTAAGCATAGCTTTCCCTTTCAAGCCAAATGGAGCTTCTTCATCAGCTCACAATTAGGACTCTAATCAGATACATTTCATACTAAATGGAAGTCCCTTTTGCATTACAATTGCAATGAAGCAGGTACATGGTAGAACAAACTTCTCACATTATCACATAGCTAGCTGAATAGAGAGAAGTGTAAGTATTCGGTTGCCCTTAACAATTAATCACTCATATTTTACTTTGATACCATCAATGACACGCCATTTATATTATGATTTAAGTAACTAATTATCTAAAAGTATATTATTTGtccataaaaaatgaagaacgAGTAGAATGTTCTGCCACCAATAGGTAGAAAAATCCCATTACACCAGTGTGTTCTTGGCTATTGTTGTAGTTAGACTCTAGAGTTAAAGTTTCACCATCAATAATCttgattgaacctggtttaggaTAACATGTGGACATTCCTACAATGTATCCCACTTCATTTCCTGCTTCGCTTCCATTTCCATAACTTGGTTTGGAAGAACATATAACCCTCCCATCCTGAAAACATAATccatcaatttcacaaaacaagtTATTGATCTATTATACCATGTTTAACTTCTTAAACAAACCAGTATACAATGAAAACAAGCACCGATAGTCCTCAACTGCTAATTATTCACACCATTTACTTGTTAATTAAACATTTGCTAACCTCAATCGAAAACTATTACATGAACAAATAGAAGGGATTATATATAATCACAAAGTAGTGTTGTCTCGGAGTCCGACTATACATCTTTAATCTCAAGTGTCGGTACTTCCAAGTATTTAAGAATTAGTATAATCTATCTTTAACTATTGGAAATTACCTGTCCATATAGGGTGGATCCAATTCCACCTGAATGCTGATGTGCAACACCATAGATCACATATCCACCAGTTTGAAATGGGAGACTTGTCCTCTTCACATGAACACACCCATTTTCCTCCCTATGGTCTGTGCTGCAAGATTCAACTTGATACTCAATCTGAAACAAAGAAATCCATGTTGCTCACTATGATACCCAACAATGGGCTAGTGTTACATTTAAGAGTTAAATCGAGATTGAGACAAATAAATTACTAATTTGGATTCCTAGCAGCCGAGAGACTCTACATTCACGCAATCAGCACAGACTGTTGGACCAAAGATCAGAAGGTCCTAGATTTCAAGCTCGGTATTTTggattttaatcaaaataatcaatattcgtaTATTTTGTGAACTGACTGGTCTTGATCCAACATTCATTGATGCATTGACTGTGTGTTTCTTGATGAATTCATTTACCTTGCAATCATGATCAAAGTTCGTTCCTTTTGAGTTATCTGATTGTTTCATACTATCG harbors:
- the LOC25493379 gene encoding uncharacterized protein encodes the protein MSFVARDLVLLWAMFLLLLCIQCSGSSMKTEAKIKSAVFLSPKFELGPGSVVNGYYYDIGFPRGHVALKSFNAEVVDESGNPVPLHETYLHHWLVVRYHQSKHATQNSDNVLIRNSGICQGNTLGQYFGLGSETRGTATDIPDPFGIEIGNPEEIPEGFHEKWLLNVHAIDTRGTKDKLGCTECKCELYNVTVDEYGRSIRPDYKGGLLCCYDSKQCKLKEGFEGPKRSLYLRYTVKWVDWDDFIVPVKIYILDVTDTLKLSDNSKGMNSDHDCKNEYQVESCSTDHKEGNSCVHVKRTSLPFQTGGYMIYGAAHQHSGGIGSTLYGQDGRVICSSIPSYGNGSEAGNEAGYIVGMSTCYPKPGSVKIIDGETLTLESNYNSTKEHTGVMGLFYLLVAEQLPYQHFRHSTRSSFFMDINNILLDN